From the genome of Rhodobacteraceae bacterium Araon29, one region includes:
- a CDS encoding aminotransferase class V-fold PLP-dependent enzyme: MAALLEHIDPDGLEEFSVVFTDRSLNHMSSSFQQVMKDISCMLKEVYAADAVALVPGGGTYGMEAVARQFGQSAKVLVVRNGWFSYRWSQIFEASADASETEVMKARQQGNAPQAPFRPAPIEDVVAKIHEVRPDIVFAPHVETSAGVILPDDYLAAMASAAHEVGALMVLDCIASGCAWVDMRKSGVDLLISAPQKGWSASPSAGLVMLSERALARLETTTSNSFAIDLKKWHAIMQTYEGGGHAYHATMPTDALRAFRDTMIETREYGFDRLRDAQWELGSRVRELLREKGVRSVAAEGFGAPGVVVSYTADPGVQNGSKFAANGMQIAAGVPLACDEPEGFMTFRLGLFGLDKLYDVDATVGRLRRVIDQVL, encoded by the coding sequence ATGGCTGCGTTACTAGAGCATATTGATCCAGACGGATTAGAAGAGTTTTCGGTTGTTTTCACTGACCGGTCACTAAACCATATGTCCAGTTCTTTTCAGCAGGTGATGAAGGACATCTCTTGCATGCTGAAAGAGGTTTATGCCGCTGATGCGGTGGCCTTGGTGCCTGGCGGCGGTACTTATGGGATGGAGGCTGTGGCGCGGCAGTTCGGTCAGAGCGCCAAAGTGCTTGTCGTGCGCAATGGCTGGTTTTCTTATCGCTGGTCGCAGATCTTTGAGGCCAGCGCCGATGCAAGCGAAACCGAAGTGATGAAAGCGCGGCAGCAGGGCAATGCGCCCCAAGCCCCATTTCGCCCCGCGCCGATCGAAGATGTGGTGGCCAAAATTCATGAGGTGCGTCCAGATATCGTCTTTGCACCGCATGTGGAAACATCTGCGGGGGTGATTTTACCCGATGATTATTTGGCGGCGATGGCCAGCGCAGCGCATGAAGTTGGCGCGTTGATGGTTCTGGATTGTATCGCCTCCGGCTGCGCTTGGGTGGATATGCGCAAAAGTGGTGTTGATTTGCTGATCTCGGCGCCGCAAAAGGGCTGGTCTGCATCGCCCTCGGCGGGACTTGTGATGTTGTCTGAGCGCGCTTTGGCGCGGCTTGAGACTACCACTTCAAACAGTTTTGCAATTGATTTGAAAAAATGGCATGCGATCATGCAAACCTATGAAGGTGGTGGTCATGCCTATCATGCCACCATGCCCACCGATGCGCTGCGCGCGTTTCGCGATACCATGATTGAGACCCGCGAGTATGGGTTTGACCGGCTGCGCGATGCGCAATGGGAACTGGGCAGCCGCGTGCGTGAGCTGCTGCGCGAAAAAGGCGTGCGATCGGTGGCGGCGGAAGGTTTCGGCGCGCCGGGCGTGGTTGTGTCCTATACTGCAGACCCCGGGGTGCAGAACGGCAGTAAGTTTGCTGCAAACGGTATGCAAATCGCTGCTGGCGTACCGCTGGCCTGTGATGAACCCGAAGGCTTTATGACCTTCCGCTTGGGGCTTTTTGGGCTGGATAAGCTTTATGATGTGGATGCAACGGTGGGCCGCTTGCGGCGCGTCATAGATCAAGTGCTATAA
- a CDS encoding AsnC family transcriptional regulator yields the protein MSSFDATDHALLRQLSRDADQSAAALAQQLGMSQPAIWRRLRRLEQSEVLKGQRLVLDREKLGFGVTVFLGVKLSGKGGVLLEDFERAVTAIPEVQTVEHVLGMYDYRLRVVARDIADFERILRRRIMTLPGAGDVEANVLLSEERRPGPL from the coding sequence ATGAGCAGTTTCGATGCCACTGATCACGCGCTGTTGCGGCAGCTATCCCGCGATGCAGATCAATCGGCTGCGGCGCTGGCGCAGCAGTTGGGTATGTCGCAACCGGCCATATGGCGGCGGCTGCGCCGGCTTGAGCAAAGCGAGGTTCTCAAAGGTCAGCGGCTGGTGCTTGACCGCGAAAAGCTCGGCTTTGGCGTCACCGTTTTTTTGGGTGTGAAACTGTCGGGCAAAGGCGGTGTTCTGCTTGAGGATTTCGAACGCGCGGTAACAGCAATCCCCGAGGTGCAGACCGTCGAGCATGTGCTTGGTATGTATGATTACCGGCTGCGGGTGGTGGCCCGTGATATAGCAGATTTTGAGCGTATCTTGCGCCGCCGTATTATGACCTTGCCGGGGGCAGGTGATGTTGAGGCCAATGTGCTGCTGAGCGAAGAGCGCCGGCCTGGGCCGCTTTAG
- a CDS encoding pyrimidine 5'-nucleotidase yields the protein MPDPAFDHVTDWVFDLDNTLYPPSVRLFDQIEVKMTDYMVRLLGIEPAAANQLRQHYWQTYGTTLAGLMQEHGIAPDPFLHDVHQIDFSALMPDPELAEAIAALPGRKIVYTNGTAPYANEVLATRGLKDLFAKVYGVEHANYHPKPKAEAYEKVFQRDGLSPACAAMFEDEARNLAVPSSLGMRTVLVHGTRPENSGYIDYETHTLTTFLRQIV from the coding sequence ATGCCCGATCCCGCTTTTGACCATGTCACCGATTGGGTCTTTGACCTCGACAACACGCTCTATCCACCCTCGGTGCGGCTTTTTGATCAGATCGAGGTGAAAATGACCGACTATATGGTTCGGCTGCTTGGCATTGAGCCCGCGGCTGCCAATCAGCTGCGCCAGCACTATTGGCAAACCTACGGCACCACTTTGGCCGGTTTGATGCAAGAGCATGGTATTGCGCCCGATCCGTTTTTACATGATGTCCACCAGATCGACTTTAGCGCCTTGATGCCAGACCCCGAACTGGCCGAAGCCATCGCAGCGCTGCCCGGCCGCAAGATTGTCTATACAAACGGGACAGCCCCCTATGCCAATGAAGTTCTTGCCACGCGCGGGCTAAAGGACCTGTTTGCAAAGGTTTACGGTGTCGAGCACGCGAACTATCACCCCAAGCCCAAAGCCGAAGCCTATGAAAAGGTGTTTCAACGCGACGGCCTTTCGCCAGCTTGCGCTGCCATGTTCGAAGATGAAGCGCGCAATCTAGCGGTGCCGTCCTCGCTTGGCATGCGCACGGTTTTGGTACATGGCACCCGCCCAGAAAATTCCGGCTATATTGATTACGAAACCCATACGCTAACCACGTTCCTGCGGCAGATCGTCTAA
- the folP gene encoding dihydropteroate synthase, which yields MENYYRPILSTDTMRPEQAYSFAGGPLWFSHAEKLSRSAPALVLPAQEVPDDWLKIWTCQRSSIMGMSFAMPKVMGILNVTPDSFSDGGKFAGREKAFHEACEIVNAGADIIDIGGESTRPGADLIASDIEIARTAPVIEQISKNLSKPISIDTRKAAVAKAAVAAGAGLVNDVSGFTFDNALLEFCASKKLPVCVMHAQGDPTTMQDQPDYADVLLDIYDFLHSQIAKLIAAGISKDAIIADPGIGFGKTLQHNLTLLNKISIFHGLGVPILLGASRKGFIGKVSGEQDAQSRVGGSIAAALTAVSQGVQIVRVHDVAQTRQALAVWQSITLGSFDGA from the coding sequence ATGGAAAACTATTATAGACCGATCCTATCAACCGACACGATGCGACCCGAGCAAGCATATAGTTTTGCCGGTGGCCCATTGTGGTTTTCCCATGCCGAGAAATTAAGCCGCAGCGCGCCTGCTTTGGTTTTGCCAGCGCAAGAGGTGCCTGACGATTGGTTAAAAATCTGGACCTGTCAAAGGTCGTCGATCATGGGCATGTCTTTTGCGATGCCAAAAGTCATGGGTATTCTGAATGTTACCCCAGATAGCTTTTCAGATGGTGGAAAGTTTGCCGGACGCGAAAAAGCTTTTCATGAAGCTTGTGAAATAGTCAACGCTGGCGCTGACATCATCGATATTGGTGGCGAATCTACCCGGCCAGGTGCCGATTTGATTGCCAGTGATATAGAAATTGCGCGCACAGCACCGGTGATTGAACAGATTTCAAAAAACTTGTCTAAGCCAATCTCGATCGACACGCGCAAAGCGGCGGTTGCAAAAGCGGCAGTCGCTGCCGGGGCTGGGTTGGTCAATGATGTTTCGGGGTTCACATTTGATAACGCCCTTCTAGAGTTTTGTGCATCCAAAAAATTGCCGGTCTGTGTGATGCATGCGCAAGGAGACCCTACAACAATGCAAGATCAGCCGGACTATGCAGATGTTTTGCTCGATATATACGATTTTTTGCACTCCCAAATTGCAAAACTCATCGCAGCGGGTATTTCCAAGGATGCAATCATTGCTGATCCGGGTATTGGCTTTGGTAAAACCTTGCAGCATAATTTAACTTTGCTAAACAAAATCAGCATCTTTCATGGGCTCGGCGTGCCCATATTACTTGGGGCCTCGCGAAAAGGATTTATTGGCAAGGTGAGCGGTGAACAGGATGCCCAGAGCCGTGTTGGGGGATCTATCGCAGCGGCCTTGACGGCGGTGTCACAAGGGGTGCAAATAGTCAGAGTGCATGACGTGGCACAAACACGTCAGGCATTGGCAGTTTGGCAGTCTATTACATTAGGATCATTTGATGGCGCGTAA
- the ilvC gene encoding ketol-acid reductoisomerase, which translates to MRVYYDRDCDINLIKDKKVAILGYGSQGHAHALNLRDSGAKNLVVALREGSASAKKAQGEGLEVMGIAEAAAWCDLIMFTMPDELQAETYKKYVHDNIREGAAIAFAHGLNVHFGLIEPKAGVDVIMMAPKGPGHTVRGEYAKGGGVPCLVAVNNDASGKALEIGLSYCSAIGGGRSGIIETNFREECETDLFGEQAVLCGGLVELIRMGFETLVEAGYAPEMAYFECLHEVKLIVDLIYEGGIANMNYSISNTAEYGEYVSGPRILPYDETKAKMKAVLTDIQTGKFVRDFMLENAVGQPFFKGTRRMNDAHQIEEIGEKLRGMMPWISAGKMVDKAKN; encoded by the coding sequence ATGCGAGTTTATTATGATCGCGATTGCGACATTAATCTTATCAAAGACAAAAAAGTAGCGATCCTAGGCTATGGATCCCAGGGCCACGCTCATGCGCTAAACCTGCGCGACAGCGGCGCGAAAAACCTTGTGGTAGCGCTGCGCGAAGGCTCTGCCTCGGCGAAAAAAGCCCAAGGCGAAGGCCTTGAAGTGATGGGCATTGCCGAAGCGGCCGCTTGGTGCGACCTGATCATGTTCACCATGCCCGATGAATTGCAGGCCGAAACCTATAAAAAATATGTGCATGATAATATCCGCGAAGGTGCAGCGATTGCATTTGCCCATGGCCTAAACGTTCATTTCGGCCTGATTGAGCCAAAAGCCGGCGTTGATGTGATTATGATGGCGCCCAAAGGCCCCGGCCACACGGTGCGCGGCGAATATGCCAAAGGCGGCGGCGTGCCCTGTTTGGTTGCGGTCAACAATGATGCCTCTGGCAAGGCGCTTGAGATCGGCCTGAGCTATTGCTCGGCCATTGGCGGCGGACGCTCTGGCATTATCGAAACCAATTTCCGCGAGGAATGTGAAACCGACCTCTTTGGCGAACAGGCCGTTCTATGCGGCGGTTTGGTTGAATTGATCCGCATGGGCTTTGAAACGCTGGTCGAGGCCGGCTATGCGCCCGAAATGGCCTATTTCGAGTGTCTGCATGAGGTCAAGTTGATCGTTGATCTGATTTATGAAGGCGGTATTGCCAACATGAATTACTCGATCTCAAACACCGCCGAATACGGCGAATATGTCAGCGGACCACGTATTTTGCCCTATGATGAGACGAAAGCCAAGATGAAGGCGGTTCTGACCGATATTCAAACCGGTAAGTTTGTGCGCGACTTCATGCTGGAAAATGCCGTTGGACAGCCATTCTTTAAAGGCACGCGGCGGATGAATGACGCCCATCAGATCGAAGAAATAGGCGAAAAGCTGCGCGGCATGATGCCGTGGATTTCTGCTGGAAAAATGGTCGACAAAGCAAAGAACTAA
- a CDS encoding cell wall hydrolase: protein MRNSEEGNEKLYTRDYLVAIPAHKGGKQWACLAEALYFEARGEEIKGQFAVAEVILNRVDSAAFPSSPCGVVHQGTGRRFACQFTYDCDGRAEIIRDKKAYVQVGKVAQLMLEGAPRRLTKGALYYHTKSVNPRWAKSFFKTATIGRHYFYAPPQKLSKVTE from the coding sequence ATGCGTAATTCAGAAGAGGGCAATGAAAAACTTTATACGCGTGATTATTTAGTGGCTATTCCCGCGCACAAGGGTGGCAAGCAGTGGGCATGTTTGGCTGAAGCGCTCTATTTTGAAGCTCGGGGGGAAGAGATTAAGGGTCAGTTTGCAGTTGCGGAAGTGATCCTAAACCGGGTAGATAGCGCGGCTTTTCCATCGTCGCCCTGCGGTGTGGTGCATCAGGGTACTGGGCGACGTTTTGCCTGTCAATTTACGTATGATTGTGATGGTCGAGCAGAGATTATTCGTGACAAAAAGGCCTATGTGCAAGTGGGTAAAGTTGCACAGCTTATGCTTGAAGGGGCGCCGCGACGCCTGACCAAAGGTGCGCTTTATTATCACACCAAATCCGTTAACCCGAGATGGGCCAAAAGCTTTTTCAAAACAGCGACTATTGGTCGTCATTATTTCTATGCGCCACCTCAAAAATTGTCAAAAGTAACTGAATAA
- a CDS encoding EamA family transporter yields the protein MQDKPRITLKSWIMIAALGLIWGSAFTVIRLGLEGISPMWLAAARISIGAALTTALWGVMGWKFHLGHERSWAMLFVVGILSTAVPFQLITWAQQHVTSGYTGVSMAAVALIVLPLAHFLVPSERLTLRRVAGFVIGFTGVVMLIGQTATFSSNAELEWAGRIACFLAAGCYALSSVLMRRLPPIDPIGLAAVSLIIGAFFVVPMAIAIEGPAPRIDSKTLLYLAYLGIFPTALGNLLRVLVIRSAGPVFLTLTNYQVPMWSVIMGIWFLGEKFNPQLILSMAVILCGVAVSQYSDLRRVFRF from the coding sequence ATGCAAGATAAGCCCCGGATCACATTAAAAAGCTGGATAATGATTGCCGCTTTGGGGTTGATCTGGGGCAGTGCGTTTACAGTCATTAGGCTTGGGTTAGAGGGCATATCACCAATGTGGCTTGCCGCTGCCCGAATAAGCATCGGAGCGGCCTTAACCACTGCACTTTGGGGGGTTATGGGTTGGAAATTCCACCTTGGCCACGAGCGCTCTTGGGCGATGTTATTCGTTGTAGGAATTTTAAGCACGGCAGTGCCGTTTCAATTAATCACTTGGGCGCAGCAACACGTCACATCAGGCTACACCGGGGTATCAATGGCAGCAGTTGCTTTGATAGTTTTACCGCTTGCACATTTCTTAGTGCCGAGCGAACGGCTGACCTTACGCCGTGTGGCCGGATTTGTTATTGGCTTTACTGGGGTTGTTATGCTTATCGGCCAAACCGCCACTTTCTCGTCTAATGCCGAACTTGAATGGGCCGGGCGGATCGCCTGTTTTTTAGCTGCTGGATGCTATGCGCTTAGCTCGGTTTTAATGCGCCGACTGCCGCCCATCGACCCCATCGGATTGGCCGCTGTTTCCTTAATAATCGGTGCTTTTTTCGTTGTTCCAATGGCTATTGCGATAGAAGGTCCCGCCCCTCGCATCGATTCCAAAACATTGTTATATCTAGCATATTTGGGTATTTTTCCCACAGCATTGGGAAATCTTCTTCGAGTTTTGGTGATCCGAAGTGCCGGACCAGTCTTTTTGACACTCACCAATTACCAAGTGCCAATGTGGTCCGTTATTATGGGAATTTGGTTTTTAGGTGAAAAATTTAACCCCCAATTAATACTTTCAATGGCAGTGATTTTATGCGGGGTCGCAGTGAGCCAGTACAGCGATTTGCGCCGCGTATTCAGGTTTTAG
- a CDS encoding UbiH/UbiF family hydroxylase — protein sequence MTTDVFISGGGLAGLIAAQAFAQAGFSVICAEPNAPVTKRGSKGADLRTTAFLQPAQQFLANIGLWQALADHAMPLEKMRIVDAGGADAPSTVRKQKDFDAHDVSEKPFGWNVPNWFSRKVIVSALKAHPKVIFLTGVASTGYFSREAEARITLSTGERVRAALILAADGRNSPLRKAAGISVTTRRFGQKALAFAVTHPIPHENISTEIHRSGGPFTLVPLPDYQGMPSSAVVWMETGPEAARLMVLPDEAFEDTINTRSCGLLGPLKLASQRTLWPIISQIAERLSAQRLALIAEAAHVVPPIGAQGLNMSLADIQTLSDLAKASPDTLGNKAMLDGYNKARISDLRTRVAGISLLNQASMADPQILRDLRAQGLGALHGIAPVRRALMHLGLGAKNQS from the coding sequence ATGACCACGGATGTGTTTATCTCCGGCGGTGGGCTGGCAGGTTTGATAGCGGCACAAGCCTTTGCTCAGGCCGGCTTTTCGGTGATCTGCGCAGAACCAAATGCCCCCGTCACAAAGCGCGGCAGTAAAGGCGCCGACTTGCGCACCACCGCTTTTTTGCAGCCCGCGCAGCAATTTTTGGCAAATATTGGCCTTTGGCAGGCTTTGGCCGATCACGCCATGCCGCTTGAAAAAATGCGAATTGTCGACGCCGGTGGCGCAGACGCGCCCTCAACTGTGCGAAAGCAAAAAGACTTTGATGCCCATGACGTTTCTGAAAAACCGTTCGGCTGGAATGTTCCCAACTGGTTTTCGCGTAAGGTTATAGTCAGCGCCTTGAAGGCACATCCAAAGGTGATTTTTTTAACCGGGGTTGCCAGCACCGGATATTTTTCCCGAGAGGCCGAAGCGCGGATCACATTAAGCACTGGCGAAAGGGTGCGCGCGGCTCTTATTTTGGCCGCTGATGGGCGCAATTCGCCCCTGCGCAAGGCGGCGGGTATTTCCGTGACCACGCGCCGTTTTGGGCAAAAGGCGCTTGCCTTTGCCGTCACCCACCCGATCCCACATGAAAATATCTCGACCGAAATTCACCGCAGCGGCGGGCCGTTTACCTTGGTGCCGCTGCCTGATTATCAGGGGATGCCGTCCTCTGCCGTGGTGTGGATGGAAACTGGCCCTGAAGCGGCGCGGCTTATGGTATTGCCGGATGAGGCGTTTGAAGATACGATAAATACGCGCTCTTGTGGGCTTTTAGGGCCGCTTAAACTGGCGTCCCAACGCACCCTCTGGCCAATCATCAGCCAGATTGCCGAGCGCCTTAGCGCCCAGCGGCTGGCGTTGATTGCCGAGGCCGCCCATGTGGTCCCGCCCATTGGGGCGCAGGGCTTGAATATGAGCTTGGCAGATATTCAAACTTTGAGTGATCTGGCGAAAGCCAGCCCTGACACATTGGGCAACAAAGCGATGCTTGACGGCTATAACAAAGCCCGTATCAGTGATCTGCGCACCCGTGTTGCCGGAATATCCTTGCTTAATCAGGCATCAATGGCCGATCCGCAAATTCTGCGGGATCTACGCGCGCAGGGTCTCGGCGCGTTGCACGGGATTGCGCCAGTGCGCCGAGCATTGATGCACCTCGGGCTAGGTGCAAAAAACCAATCTTAA
- a CDS encoding FCD domain-containing protein — MSLSKQQNKDAYALILEAIDSGVYKPGDRLVESDLAERFGVSRTPIREALQRLETQSLLTRDGRSLIVASLDHNEVAELYVVRAELEGLAAQLAARHATLEEKRVLQELVDEDRNMLGDPQALARANRRFHKQIHLASHNRYLVQQLDLVHRFMALMATTSLAVAGRGERAMEEHQAIVTAITASDEDAACRALRDHISAAFVTRLKQESAAV; from the coding sequence ATGAGCCTAAGCAAACAGCAAAATAAAGATGCCTACGCGCTGATCCTAGAAGCGATTGACAGCGGGGTGTATAAACCTGGGGACCGTTTGGTTGAAAGCGATCTGGCTGAGCGCTTCGGCGTATCGCGCACCCCGATCCGCGAAGCGCTTCAACGGCTGGAAACCCAATCGCTTTTGACGCGGGATGGGCGCAGCCTCATTGTTGCCTCGCTGGATCATAATGAAGTTGCCGAACTTTATGTCGTGCGCGCAGAATTGGAAGGCCTTGCCGCCCAGTTGGCCGCCCGACATGCCACCCTTGAAGAAAAGCGTGTGCTGCAGGAATTGGTGGATGAAGATCGAAATATGTTGGGTGATCCGCAGGCTCTAGCCCGCGCAAACCGCCGGTTTCACAAACAAATCCACCTTGCATCACATAATCGCTATCTGGTGCAGCAGCTCGATCTGGTACACCGGTTTATGGCGTTGATGGCCACCACATCACTGGCGGTGGCGGGTCGCGGCGAACGGGCAATGGAAGAACATCAGGCAATTGTCACAGCCATTACTGCCAGCGATGAAGATGCCGCCTGTAGGGCCCTTCGTGACCATATATCAGCCGCGTTTGTCACCCGGCTTAAACAAGAGTCTGCGGCTGTTTAG
- a CDS encoding phosphoglucosamine mutase: protein MARKYFGTDGVRGRANQYPMTAEIALRIGAAAGQYFRNDDHKVHRVVIGKDTRLSGYMFENALTAGLTSTGMNVLLLGPVPTPAVGLLTPSMRADLGIMISASHNPHEDNGIKFFGPDGFKLSDHVEAEIEHLIENGVEPAAVERIGRAQRIDDGLFRYVERVKSSFPNGMRLDGMKVVIDCANGAAYRAAPEVLWELGAEVIPVGVSPNGLNINDKCGSTKPQTAAETVVSHGADVGICLDGDADRVIIIDETGAVADGDQLMALMAMRWAKNKQLRGDTLVSTVMSNLGLERFLSAQGIALERTAVGDRYVVERMREGGFNLGGEQSGHIVMSDYSTTGDGLMAGLQFLAEIVRTGTPASQLINVFDPVPQLLKNVRFTPSEDPLSSPKVQQEITAAEAALGDQGRLLIRKSGTEPLIRVMAECEDQALLIETVDSICAAVENASTVI from the coding sequence ATGGCGCGTAAATATTTTGGAACTGACGGCGTCAGAGGGCGTGCAAACCAGTATCCGATGACGGCAGAGATTGCTTTGCGGATTGGAGCTGCAGCTGGGCAATATTTTCGCAATGATGATCACAAAGTCCACCGCGTGGTGATCGGCAAAGACACGCGATTGTCGGGCTATATGTTTGAAAACGCTCTGACTGCGGGCTTAACTTCCACCGGTATGAACGTGCTGTTGCTTGGACCTGTGCCAACACCCGCGGTTGGGCTACTCACCCCGTCAATGCGCGCAGATTTGGGCATTATGATCTCGGCCAGTCACAACCCGCATGAAGACAATGGCATCAAGTTTTTTGGCCCCGATGGTTTCAAGCTCTCAGATCATGTTGAAGCAGAAATTGAGCATTTGATTGAAAATGGTGTCGAGCCTGCAGCAGTTGAGCGGATCGGGCGCGCGCAACGGATTGACGATGGTTTGTTCCGCTATGTCGAACGCGTCAAATCTTCTTTTCCAAACGGGATGCGGCTGGATGGAATGAAAGTCGTGATCGACTGCGCAAATGGCGCCGCTTATCGTGCAGCACCTGAGGTTTTATGGGAATTGGGCGCTGAGGTTATTCCGGTTGGCGTATCTCCTAATGGACTAAACATAAACGATAAATGTGGGTCAACAAAGCCTCAAACAGCGGCTGAGACAGTCGTTAGCCACGGTGCAGATGTAGGCATTTGCCTTGATGGTGATGCCGATCGGGTCATCATTATTGATGAAACTGGCGCTGTTGCTGATGGCGATCAACTGATGGCTCTGATGGCCATGCGCTGGGCTAAAAACAAGCAGTTGCGCGGTGATACTTTGGTCAGCACGGTAATGTCCAACCTTGGTCTTGAGCGCTTTCTGAGCGCCCAAGGTATTGCTTTAGAACGCACTGCTGTAGGGGACAGATATGTGGTTGAGCGGATGCGTGAGGGCGGCTTTAACCTTGGCGGTGAACAGTCCGGCCATATTGTGATGAGCGATTATTCGACAACAGGCGATGGGTTGATGGCAGGCCTGCAGTTTTTGGCTGAGATTGTTCGCACCGGCACCCCGGCCAGCCAGCTTATCAACGTGTTTGATCCGGTGCCGCAACTTTTAAAAAATGTACGCTTTACACCGTCAGAGGATCCTTTGAGCTCGCCAAAGGTCCAGCAGGAAATCACCGCAGCCGAAGCAGCGCTGGGCGATCAAGGGCGTTTGCTGATCCGCAAATCCGGCACTGAGCCGCTGATAAGGGTGATGGCCGAATGCGAAGATCAAGCGCTGCTCATTGAAACAGTCGATAGCATTTGCGCAGCTGTTGAAAACGCCAGCACTGTAATCTAA
- a CDS encoding diguanylate cyclase, translated as MTNEIRLAFAHPLERSEASSTKVLDRISLRDHVVEVEIGAFQTERGTTQRICFNVVVEVKPAGQAVDDVDRILSYDKVTDAISYELELERLNLLETLAERVAERVLLEPQALRIFVRIEKLDRGPGALGVEIVRDRQDIAQLAEPEAEEKLHPRLVYLSNAAIACEYLTGWIDSLSASDIPAILCVGLPEEAGPEAANSAVARRIALLAIEQNAWVLAGRDSRCVVVASKTELDWSIKNGMISVWAPSKMVLDATHPPQADASDGVGLAQWLATVLEAQDMVFVGEEFLEKKDFSARAQAIGPSLLQGLK; from the coding sequence ATGACCAATGAAATTCGGCTCGCTTTTGCGCATCCCTTGGAACGGTCAGAAGCCAGCTCAACAAAGGTATTAGATAGAATTTCGTTGCGAGATCACGTGGTGGAAGTTGAAATTGGCGCCTTTCAGACAGAGCGCGGCACAACCCAACGCATTTGCTTTAATGTTGTCGTAGAAGTAAAGCCCGCTGGTCAAGCTGTCGATGATGTGGATCGTATTTTGTCCTACGATAAAGTGACAGATGCTATTTCGTATGAGTTAGAGCTTGAGCGCTTGAATTTACTGGAAACATTGGCTGAGCGTGTCGCTGAAAGAGTATTACTTGAGCCTCAGGCTCTACGGATTTTTGTCCGGATCGAAAAATTGGATCGCGGCCCGGGGGCATTGGGGGTTGAAATTGTTCGCGACCGTCAGGATATTGCGCAACTCGCAGAGCCGGAGGCAGAAGAGAAACTGCACCCGCGTTTGGTTTACCTGTCAAATGCTGCAATTGCATGCGAGTATTTGACTGGGTGGATCGACAGTTTGAGCGCTTCAGATATCCCAGCAATTTTATGTGTTGGTCTGCCTGAGGAAGCTGGGCCAGAGGCTGCAAATTCTGCTGTTGCACGGCGCATTGCCCTTTTGGCAATCGAACAAAATGCTTGGGTGCTGGCTGGACGCGACAGCCGCTGTGTTGTTGTGGCCTCAAAAACTGAGTTGGACTGGTCGATAAAGAACGGAATGATCAGCGTATGGGCGCCTTCAAAAATGGTATTGGATGCCACCCATCCACCACAGGCTGATGCCAGTGATGGGGTAGGGCTGGCGCAGTGGCTTGCAACAGTTTTAGAGGCGCAGGACATGGTGTTCGTTGGCGAAGAATTCTTAGAAAAAAAGGACTTTAGCGCTCGAGCTCAAGCCATAGGGCCATCCCTTTTACAAGGCTTGAAGTAG
- a CDS encoding AsnC family transcriptional regulator, translating into MLDDLDRRLLRRLQINPAMPVAELCDAVGSTAAVISRRLTRLRTKRVILGKEAIIDWTKLGYSVEVSLRIGLDKTQSRAFDDFIEAAREVPEVIEIQTFLGRVDVRLSVIAKDMAEYQRIYRTRILTLPHIADIEALMQVARIKSDEALPI; encoded by the coding sequence ATGCTTGATGATCTGGATCGCCGTTTGTTGCGGCGGCTGCAAATCAATCCCGCAATGCCGGTGGCTGAGCTTTGCGATGCAGTGGGCAGCACTGCGGCGGTAATCTCTCGCCGGCTGACGCGGCTGCGCACCAAGCGGGTGATTTTGGGCAAAGAGGCGATCATCGACTGGACCAAGCTGGGCTATAGTGTTGAGGTTTCCTTGCGCATCGGTTTGGATAAAACCCAAAGCCGGGCGTTTGATGATTTTATCGAGGCAGCGCGCGAAGTGCCCGAAGTGATCGAAATTCAAACCTTTCTGGGCCGGGTTGATGTGCGGCTTTCGGTGATTGCAAAAGATATGGCCGAGTATCAGCGAATTTATCGCACCCGTATCCTGACCCTTCCACATATTGCGGATATTGAGGCGTTGATGCAGGTGGCGCGGATCAAATCGGACGAGGCATTGCCCATATGA